From a region of the Fischerella sp. JS2 genome:
- a CDS encoding phosphate/phosphite/phosphonate ABC transporter substrate-binding protein: MTILPKLRAVSYLAPNWFGFYQAITVYLSRVLGLEIKLHQGECDPLEDPLLLQDQIDLAFICGLPLIRYCQVILDQLQTLVAPVMQSSRYYNRPIYFADVIVNADSNIKAFADLAGKTLSYNDLGSNSGYNLLRYKLVQERYPLDFFGKTIQSGSHQRSIRWITEGLADFAAIDSVVLEQELRNFPELSKHLRVIEVLGPSPMPPLVVAQHLGKPLIRQMQSALLQTDAKLQRSMERVGVKRFATMELEDYKVLGQIYSEFWKLTTDVHSER; this comes from the coding sequence ATGACTATCTTACCAAAACTGCGTGCTGTATCCTACTTAGCTCCTAATTGGTTCGGATTTTACCAAGCAATTACAGTTTATCTAAGTCGTGTTTTAGGATTAGAAATAAAGCTACACCAAGGAGAATGCGATCCTCTGGAAGATCCGTTACTATTGCAAGACCAAATCGACCTAGCATTTATTTGTGGATTACCGCTAATTCGCTACTGTCAGGTGATTTTAGACCAATTGCAGACATTGGTTGCCCCTGTGATGCAATCATCTCGATATTACAACCGCCCTATTTACTTTGCAGATGTGATTGTCAATGCTGATAGCAATATAAAAGCATTTGCAGATTTGGCAGGAAAGACCCTATCCTATAATGACCTTGGTTCTAACAGTGGTTATAATTTGCTGCGCTACAAGTTAGTTCAAGAAAGATATCCCCTAGATTTTTTTGGCAAGACAATACAATCAGGTTCTCATCAACGTTCCATTCGTTGGATTACTGAGGGATTGGCAGACTTTGCAGCGATTGACAGTGTGGTATTAGAACAAGAATTACGCAACTTTCCCGAATTATCAAAACATTTGCGTGTAATAGAAGTACTTGGCCCATCTCCTATGCCACCATTGGTAGTAGCACAGCATTTAGGTAAACCTTTGATTAGGCAGATGCAGTCGGCACTATTGCAAACAGATGCGAAACTGCAAAGGTCAATGGAGAGAGTAGGAGTTAAGCGTTTTGCCACAATGGAATTAGAAGACTATAAAGTACTGGGGCAGATTTACAGCGAGTTTTGGAAATTAACGACAGATGTACACAGTGAAAGATGA
- a CDS encoding tetratricopeptide repeat protein: MLKDSQGLVVTTNSSDAIAAINRFIDQALFYGKNAELAILRAITADPACALAHAYAAAYYLSQESRIAWQQAQPYLQAAQKNSAKITNREQLYVQAILAWANKKIDVAITIHEEITNKFPHDLISVQQGQYHYFYLGDKERLLQIAQKVLRANREHHYLYGMVAFGLEQCHQLAAAEAVARKATAMNRYNPWAHHAVAHVLETQGRVEEGIAWMESFADTWENCNSMLYTHNWWHVALYYLERGDIDKVLSLYDIHIWGRANKRSPKDQVGAISLLLRLELHGVNVGSRWQELSAYLYPRIHEHALPFQDLHYVYAMAKAGFPNWVNQMLLSMEQHSLSVNPFLRQGWMEVAIPAARGMVAHAKGDFNKAITQLKPVLPRLHEIGGSHAQRVLFQQVYQNALLLAQKQSWIYKSTA; the protein is encoded by the coding sequence ATGCTAAAAGATTCACAAGGACTAGTAGTCACAACCAATTCATCAGATGCGATCGCAGCTATTAACCGCTTCATCGATCAGGCACTTTTTTATGGCAAAAATGCAGAACTAGCGATTTTGCGAGCAATTACAGCAGATCCAGCTTGTGCTTTAGCCCATGCCTATGCTGCTGCTTATTATCTTTCCCAGGAAAGCAGGATAGCTTGGCAGCAAGCACAACCCTACTTGCAAGCAGCACAAAAGAATTCAGCCAAGATTACCAATAGAGAACAATTATATGTGCAAGCAATTTTAGCTTGGGCAAACAAAAAAATTGATGTGGCGATCACAATCCACGAAGAGATTACTAACAAGTTTCCCCATGACTTGATATCCGTACAGCAGGGACAGTATCACTATTTTTATTTGGGTGACAAAGAAAGATTATTACAAATTGCCCAAAAGGTTCTAAGAGCCAATCGTGAACATCATTATTTATATGGTATGGTTGCGTTTGGTTTAGAACAATGCCATCAACTAGCAGCAGCAGAAGCAGTGGCACGCAAGGCAACAGCTATGAATCGCTACAATCCTTGGGCCCATCATGCCGTTGCCCATGTATTGGAAACTCAAGGGCGAGTGGAAGAAGGCATCGCTTGGATGGAGAGTTTTGCTGATACTTGGGAAAACTGTAACTCGATGCTGTATACCCATAACTGGTGGCATGTTGCCCTGTATTATCTAGAACGAGGTGACATAGACAAAGTTTTGTCACTCTACGATATCCATATCTGGGGACGTGCCAACAAGCGATCGCCCAAAGACCAAGTCGGAGCAATTTCACTTCTATTAAGGTTAGAGTTACATGGGGTGAATGTGGGTAGTCGCTGGCAAGAGTTGAGTGCTTATCTTTATCCTCGTATTCATGAACATGCTCTTCCTTTTCAAGACCTGCATTACGTTTATGCAATGGCTAAGGCAGGATTTCCAAATTGGGTAAACCAGATGTTGTTGAGTATGGAACAACACTCTCTAAGTGTAAATCCTTTCCTACGACAGGGCTGGATGGAAGTAGCAATTCCCGCAGCAAGGGGAATGGTTGCTCATGCCAAAGGTGATTTTAATAAAGCAATAACGCAACTTAAACCAGTTTTACCACGTTTGCATGAGATTGGTGGTAGTCATGCCCAGCGAGTTTTGTTTCAACAGGTTTATCAAAATGCGCTATTGCTGGCACAAAAGCAGAGTTGGATTTATAAAAGCACTGCTTGA
- a CDS encoding sulfate/molybdate ABC transporter ATP-binding protein has translation MGIIVENISKLYGTFRAVDDVTLEIKTGSLVALLGPSGSGKSTLLRIIAGLETPDTGQIWLVGDNATSRSVQDRNIGFVFQHYALFKHLTVRENIAFAMELRKHSKNRVRQRVEELLELVQLKGFGDRYPSQLSGGQRQRVALARALAVQPRILLLDEPFGALDAKVRKDLRAWLRNLHSEVHVTTVFVTHDQEEAMEVADEIVVMNQGRVEQVGSPAEIYDNPATPFVMSFIGPVNVLRGDIGILPSRDRVSPSDQVFLRPHDIHIEMNASDNSTPAIVDRIIHLGWEIRVDLILQSSERINAYLTREQFRQLPLQEGQRVYIKPKQAKVFPAAYALR, from the coding sequence ATGGGAATTATAGTTGAAAATATTTCCAAACTTTATGGGACTTTCCGTGCAGTTGATGATGTAACTTTGGAAATTAAAACCGGGTCTTTAGTAGCGTTATTAGGCCCCTCAGGTTCGGGAAAATCCACCTTACTACGAATAATTGCTGGGTTGGAGACACCAGATACTGGTCAAATTTGGTTGGTGGGTGATAATGCTACTAGTCGCAGCGTACAGGATCGCAATATTGGCTTTGTATTTCAACATTACGCGCTGTTTAAACACCTGACGGTGCGAGAGAACATTGCTTTTGCTATGGAACTCCGCAAGCATAGCAAAAACCGCGTTCGACAACGGGTCGAGGAACTTTTGGAGTTAGTACAGCTAAAAGGATTCGGCGATCGCTATCCTTCTCAGCTTTCTGGTGGTCAACGACAACGGGTAGCATTAGCACGCGCCCTCGCTGTTCAGCCTCGTATCTTACTATTAGATGAACCTTTCGGAGCTTTGGATGCGAAAGTTCGCAAAGATTTGCGTGCATGGTTACGCAATCTGCATTCAGAAGTTCACGTCACAACTGTATTTGTCACCCACGACCAAGAAGAAGCTATGGAAGTAGCAGATGAAATTGTGGTGATGAATCAGGGACGGGTAGAACAAGTCGGTAGTCCTGCGGAGATTTATGACAACCCAGCCACACCTTTTGTCATGAGTTTTATTGGCCCGGTGAACGTGCTAAGAGGTGATATTGGTATCTTACCTAGCAGAGATAGGGTTTCCCCCAGCGACCAAGTCTTTCTGCGACCACATGATATACACATAGAGATGAATGCAAGCGATAATTCAACGCCTGCGATCGTAGATCGTATTATTCATCTTGGTTGGGAGATTCGAGTGGACTTAATTCTACAGTCTAGTGAAAGAATCAATGCTTACCTTACCCGAGAACAGTTTCGTCAACTTCCATTACAAGAAGGTCAACGTGTCTATATAAAACCGAAGCAAGCAAAAGTATTTCCTGCTGCCTATGCTTTGAGATAA
- a CDS encoding DUF202 domain-containing protein has translation MKFEIKKIETQKSEKLQKYRSDRVRDHLANERTYLAWMRSGIALMGFGVLIVRLRILRPPLAPQPPGNGWKLGLAFALVGVLTVLLSTQHYFAVRRDIDEDTYQPPDRWIILSSLAVILLGAGVIYYVFTVPLDYLQTFVLE, from the coding sequence ATGAAGTTTGAGATAAAAAAGATAGAGACACAAAAGTCAGAAAAACTACAAAAATACAGATCAGATAGAGTGCGGGATCATTTGGCAAATGAACGTACATATCTAGCATGGATGCGGAGTGGTATTGCACTCATGGGTTTTGGTGTTTTGATTGTGCGTCTACGTATACTTCGTCCACCATTAGCACCACAACCCCCTGGTAATGGTTGGAAGTTGGGTTTAGCATTCGCTTTGGTAGGTGTATTAACTGTACTGCTGTCAACTCAGCACTATTTTGCGGTTCGTCGAGATATTGACGAGGATACCTACCAACCACCGGATCGTTGGATCATTCTTTCGAGTCTAGCAGTCATTCTTCTTGGTGCAGGAGTTATCTATTATGTGTTCACTGTTCCCCTAGATTATTTGCAAACTTTTGTGCTGGAGTAG